The Prevotella melaninogenica genome has a segment encoding these proteins:
- a CDS encoding M6 family metalloprotease domain-containing protein, whose product MKKIITLLASVLLATSSFAIPAMRMWRSFKQADGTILKVMTVGDEHFNYALTEDNIPVLPHNGSYYYARIEDNQLVPSSVLAHNKALRKGKEELVAAAIQQVRQLQKQHEMHVNSKPFGEGLGMTWEGKKKGLVILVEFEDVAFKDPKNVLTLRPREKDVKTLYENMLNKVGYTNDNGAIGSVHDYFLDQSNGKFDLTFDVVGPVKLKHPHKFYGERTANMNDANAPQMIIDACNAIQGVDFSKYDWDDDGEVEQVYVIYAGEGEATGGESSTIWPHKYSLTDAGLDALTFNGQTINTYACSNEIIRAKVNEKSRIYYSGIGTICHEFSHCLGLPDFYDTRGGSNIGSGRYDLMCGGSYNGGPESLINVYGGTGIGTVPAGYDAYEKAYMGWLKPITLADEAVEVKNMKGLAEGGDAYFLYNPDTKNEYYIFENRTPHRWDAELPGHGLMVFHVDFDAYSWRMNNLNAASAQRHPRFTIVSADGRLDHDTQNSDPFPTDLNNSLTKSTDPRLSFYTNYNVSSQAGVKQIVRNNDNTISFHFTPLKAATGINNLSADHEQPAETYTLSGVKVTDNQNLHNQIVIVKGKKVRK is encoded by the coding sequence ATGAAGAAAATTATAACTCTCTTAGCCAGCGTTTTGTTGGCAACATCATCATTTGCTATTCCTGCCATGAGGATGTGGCGAAGCTTTAAGCAGGCTGACGGAACAATCCTAAAGGTGATGACCGTAGGCGATGAGCATTTCAATTATGCGCTGACAGAGGACAATATCCCTGTGTTGCCCCATAACGGCAGCTATTATTACGCGCGTATCGAGGATAATCAGCTGGTGCCTTCATCGGTGTTAGCCCATAACAAGGCATTGCGAAAGGGAAAGGAAGAACTCGTTGCAGCAGCCATTCAGCAAGTAAGACAACTGCAAAAACAACATGAGATGCATGTCAATTCTAAGCCTTTCGGAGAAGGATTGGGAATGACATGGGAGGGTAAGAAGAAAGGACTCGTCATCTTGGTTGAGTTCGAAGATGTGGCTTTCAAAGACCCAAAGAATGTGTTGACGCTCAGACCACGTGAGAAAGATGTCAAGACGCTCTATGAGAACATGCTCAACAAGGTGGGATATACCAATGACAATGGTGCTATCGGTAGTGTTCACGACTATTTCCTCGACCAAAGTAATGGTAAGTTCGACCTCACTTTCGATGTCGTAGGACCCGTAAAGCTCAAGCATCCTCATAAGTTTTATGGTGAGCGAACAGCGAATATGAATGATGCGAATGCACCACAGATGATTATTGATGCCTGCAATGCTATCCAAGGGGTAGACTTCAGTAAGTACGACTGGGATGATGATGGCGAAGTAGAGCAGGTTTATGTCATCTATGCCGGTGAGGGTGAGGCTACTGGTGGTGAGTCAAGTACTATCTGGCCACACAAGTATTCCCTTACTGATGCAGGACTTGACGCACTGACTTTCAACGGACAAACGATAAATACCTACGCTTGTAGCAATGAAATCATTCGTGCGAAGGTGAATGAGAAGTCGCGTATCTACTATTCTGGTATCGGTACTATCTGTCATGAGTTCTCGCATTGTCTCGGTCTGCCCGACTTCTATGATACACGTGGCGGCAGTAACATTGGTTCTGGACGATACGATTTGATGTGTGGTGGTAGTTATAATGGTGGACCAGAGAGTTTGATTAACGTCTATGGTGGTACTGGAATCGGCACTGTTCCAGCTGGTTACGATGCTTACGAAAAGGCTTATATGGGGTGGCTAAAGCCTATCACACTTGCCGATGAGGCTGTTGAAGTGAAGAATATGAAGGGACTTGCCGAGGGTGGCGATGCCTATTTCCTTTATAATCCAGACACGAAGAATGAATATTATATCTTTGAGAATCGCACGCCTCACCGCTGGGATGCTGAGTTGCCGGGTCACGGACTGATGGTTTTCCACGTTGATTTCGATGCTTATTCATGGCGAATGAACAACCTCAATGCTGCTTCTGCACAGCGTCATCCACGCTTCACGATAGTGTCTGCCGATGGTCGACTCGATCATGACACGCAGAATAGCGACCCATTCCCAACGGATTTGAACAATAGCTTAACGAAGTCTACCGACCCACGCCTAAGTTTTTATACGAACTATAACGTCAGCAGTCAGGCTGGAGTCAAGCAGATTGTTCGCAACAATGACAACACAATTTCCTTCCACTTTACTCCGCTAAAGGCTGCAACAGGTATCAACAACCTCTCTGCCGACCACGAACAGCCAGCCGAGACCTATACACTCTCTGGTGTAAAGGTTACGGACAATCAGAATCTCCACAACCAGATTGTGATTGTTAAAGGTAAGAAGGTGAGGAAGTAG
- the recR gene encoding recombination mediator RecR, with protein MQQYPSQLLERAVEAFSQLPGVGRKTALRLVLHLLRQSTEDVDSFADAVIRVKHDVKYCKVCHNISDNEVCSICSDPRRDASVVCVVENIQDVMAIENTQQFHGLYHVLGGIISPMDGIGPHDLEIESLVERVEEGTVKEIILALASTMEGDTTNFYISRKLKDTGVKLSVIARGISVGDELEYTDEVTLGRSILNRTPFES; from the coding sequence ATGCAACAATACCCTTCTCAACTCTTAGAACGTGCCGTAGAGGCTTTCTCACAGTTGCCAGGTGTGGGGCGCAAGACCGCTCTGCGCCTTGTTTTGCATCTGCTACGCCAGTCTACAGAGGACGTGGATAGCTTTGCGGATGCTGTCATACGTGTGAAGCACGACGTGAAGTATTGCAAGGTTTGCCATAACATTTCCGATAATGAGGTTTGTTCTATCTGTTCTGACCCACGCCGAGATGCCTCGGTGGTCTGTGTGGTAGAGAACATTCAGGACGTGATGGCGATTGAAAATACCCAGCAGTTCCATGGATTATACCACGTTTTGGGGGGTATCATCTCTCCGATGGACGGCATCGGACCGCACGACTTAGAAATTGAATCACTCGTAGAGCGCGTAGAAGAGGGTACGGTGAAGGAAATCATCCTTGCCCTTGCCAGTACGATGGAGGGCGACACAACCAACTTTTATATCTCACGCAAGCTGAAAGACACAGGCGTGAAACTGTCGGTTATCGCACGAGGTATCTCTGTTGGCGACGAACTTGAATATACAGATGAGGTGACGTTGGGCAGAAGTATTCTGAACCGCACACCCTTTGAGTCTTAA
- a CDS encoding glycosyltransferase family 2 protein has translation MKLSVVIVNYNVKYYLQQCLESLQRALKSVEAEVFVVDNHSHDGSVAYLRSRFPDVHFIASAHNLGFAGGNNIAIRQSKGEYVLLLNPDTVVGEEVIHASIDFMDSHLTAGGHGVQMLNHCGERALESRRGLPSPIVSFYKMVGLCKHFPQSDRFAHYYMGSLPWDVPGKIEVISGAYCFLRRTALDKVGLLDEDFFMYGEDVDLSYRLLKGGFENWYLPVRILHYKGESTQKSSFRYVHVFYDAMLIFFRKHYGGMNALWRLPIKTAIYVKAFGSLIGTTIRATRKKLGFRTSKAKSFPHYIFVAGKDVMGKCQQLATDNALVAEYRVADKDSLQHTHADLLKEFGGKNRPYCIVYDTDLFSYQDILNVFAEQPKQNIHIGFYHRKENRVVTMMEVIGD, from the coding sequence ATGAAGCTGAGCGTTGTCATCGTTAATTATAACGTAAAATATTATCTCCAACAGTGTCTTGAGAGTCTTCAGCGCGCTTTGAAAAGCGTTGAAGCTGAGGTATTTGTGGTTGACAACCATTCTCATGACGGCTCCGTAGCCTATCTGCGCAGCCGTTTCCCTGATGTTCATTTCATTGCCAGTGCGCATAACTTAGGCTTTGCGGGTGGTAATAATATTGCGATTCGCCAGAGTAAGGGCGAATATGTCTTACTACTCAATCCCGACACGGTTGTCGGCGAGGAGGTTATCCATGCTTCTATCGACTTCATGGATAGTCACCTAACGGCTGGAGGACATGGCGTACAGATGCTTAATCACTGTGGTGAACGAGCCTTAGAAAGTCGTCGTGGCTTGCCGTCACCCATTGTTTCGTTCTATAAGATGGTAGGACTTTGCAAGCATTTCCCACAAAGTGACCGCTTTGCACATTATTATATGGGTAGTCTGCCGTGGGATGTTCCAGGCAAGATTGAGGTAATCAGCGGAGCTTACTGCTTCCTTCGCAGGACAGCCTTAGACAAGGTAGGACTCTTAGACGAGGACTTCTTTATGTATGGTGAGGATGTCGACCTCAGCTATCGATTGCTGAAAGGCGGCTTCGAGAACTGGTATCTCCCCGTGCGCATCCTGCATTACAAGGGCGAGAGTACGCAGAAGTCGAGCTTCCGATATGTTCATGTCTTCTATGATGCCATGCTCATCTTCTTCCGCAAGCATTATGGCGGTATGAACGCATTGTGGCGACTACCGATTAAGACGGCTATCTACGTGAAAGCCTTTGGTTCACTGATAGGTACTACCATTCGAGCAACGAGAAAGAAGTTGGGATTTCGCACTTCGAAAGCTAAATCATTCCCACATTATATATTTGTTGCAGGCAAAGATGTCATGGGAAAATGCCAACAATTAGCAACAGATAATGCCCTCGTGGCAGAGTATCGAGTAGCGGATAAGGATAGCTTGCAGCACACGCACGCCGACCTACTCAAGGAGTTTGGAGGCAAGAACAGACCTTACTGCATCGTCTATGACACCGACTTGTTCAGCTATCAAGACATCCTGAATGTCTTTGCTGAACAGCCAAAGCAGAATATTCACATTGGTTTCTACCATAGAAAGGAGAATAGAGTCGTCACCATGATGGAAGTTATAGGAGATTAA
- a CDS encoding GNAT family N-acetyltransferase: MEKKQHVEVRLRAMEPEDLDMLYHIENDRSLWNISATNVPYSRYALHNYIADAKNDIYIDGQLRMMIENREQEIVGVIDLVNFDPKHQRAEMGIIIMKPFRQKGYAQAAISALIDYTRNGLHLKQIYAVVDVDNEVSTRCLSSIGFTNGSILKEWLYCDGQYKDARVMQLFI, translated from the coding sequence ATGGAAAAGAAACAGCACGTGGAAGTCAGACTGAGAGCAATGGAGCCGGAAGACCTCGATATGCTCTATCACATTGAGAACGATCGTAGCCTATGGAACATCAGTGCAACGAATGTTCCCTACAGCCGTTATGCCCTACATAATTACATTGCTGACGCGAAAAACGATATCTATATCGACGGACAACTGCGTATGATGATTGAGAATCGTGAGCAGGAAATTGTCGGTGTGATAGACCTTGTCAACTTCGACCCAAAGCATCAGCGGGCGGAAATGGGTATTATCATCATGAAACCATTTCGCCAAAAAGGCTATGCACAAGCCGCTATTTCCGCCCTAATCGACTATACGCGCAATGGGCTACACCTCAAACAAATCTACGCTGTAGTAGACGTTGACAACGAGGTGTCAACCCGCTGTCTTTCGTCCATTGGTTTTACAAATGGTAGTATACTGAAAGAGTGGCTTTATTGTGACGGACAATACAAGGATGCAAGGGTAATGCAACTTTTTATATAA